A part of Caretta caretta isolate rCarCar2 chromosome 1, rCarCar1.hap1, whole genome shotgun sequence genomic DNA contains:
- the MANSC4 gene encoding MANSC domain-containing protein 4: MFLLVAVAEVLFVLGLAWRSDSLCSPTTFYKNCWIRRFPGLLIDLEESQKRGAQVLKIYAEVTAQQCSRTCCLLKNVSCNLAVFYFETIHENINCLHIYCPALESCILRAGTNVILYNITTGIDPDLLVFEKLSYKDPNTRSSFNKWERQNNSRTDDSEKCQHNNVTLRSLLLQSPSSTTSQGFVANDSHSHNSSGLVPKTKPTTRSWARSLPLDDHFAQETDLTSESTGLTSNSDKMMSVSTKMISHLPSPARLNISQQHFNETKGYSGRNYTSDNEGQQPAWVAVDIGSWFVPVVLCSSFIFLCCCTVLLAAGRCRKRRGHYKPVRRGEAGSRQCIKYTLVKDSL; the protein is encoded by the exons ATGTTTCTGTTGGTGGCAGTAGCAGAAGTGCTGTTTGTTCTGGGTTTGGCGTGGAGGTCAGATTCTCTTTGCTCACCCACTACTTTTTACAAAAACTGCTGGATCCGACGCTTCCCAGGTCTTCTGATTGATCTGGAGGAATCTCAGAAGAGGGGAGCCCAGGTGCTGAAGATTTATGCAGAAGTCACAGCCCAGCAGTGCAGCCGGACCTGCTGCCTTCTGAAGAATG TTTCCTGTAACCTGGCAGTTTTCTACTTTGAAACTATCCATGAGAACATTAATTGCCTGCACATTTATTGTCCAGCCTTGGAAAGCTGCATATTGAGGGCTGGAACCAATGTCATTTTGTACAACATCACAACAG GGATTGATCCGGATcttcttgtttttgaaaaattgtcTTATAAGGATCCAAATACCCGTTCCTCTTTTAACAAATGGGAAAGGCAAAATAACTCCAGGACTGATGATTCAGAAAAATGCCAACACAATAATGTCACATTGAGGTCTCTTCTACTCCAGTCTCCATCTTCTACcactagccagggctttgtagcAAATGATAGTCACAGCCACAATTCAAGTGGCTTGGtcccaaaaaccaaaccaaccacaCGTTCATGGGCAAGGTCTCTACCATTGGATGACCATTTTGCTCAGGAGACGGATTTGACTTCAGAAAGTACAGGTTTGACATCTAATTCAGACAAAATGATGTCTGTGTCCACTAAGATGATATCCCATTTGCCCAGTCCTGCTCGCTTAAACATCAGTCAGCAGCACTTCAATGAAACCAAAGGGTACAGTGGCAGGAACTACACTTCGGATAACGAGGGTCAACAACCTGCTTGGGTGGCAGTGGATATAGGTTCCTGGTTTGTCCCTGTGGTGCTTTGCTCTTCTTTCATCTTCCTTTGCTGTTGTACTGTTCTTCTGGCAGCTGGGCGCTGCAGAAAGAGGAGAGGTCACTATAAGCCAGTGCGGAGAGGAGAGGCAGGGTCCAGGCAGTGCATAAAATATACTCTTGTAAAGGATAGTTTGTAA